The Flavobacterium sp. M31R6 nucleotide sequence TGGTGCTAAAAAAGTAATTATTTCTGCTCCATCTGCAGATGCGCCAATGTTTGTAATGGGAGTAAATCACGAAACTGCAAAAGCTTCTGATATTGTTGTTTCAAACGCTTCTTGTACTACAAACTGTTTGGCTCCATTGGCTAAAGTAATTCATGATAATTTTGGAATTGTTGAAGCTTTGATGACTACTGTTCACGCAACAACTTCAACTCAAATGACAGCTGATGGTCCTTCTAGAAAAGACTGGAGAGGTGGACGTGCTGCAAGTATAAATATTATTCCTTCATCTACAGGTGCTGCTAAAGCTGTTGGAAAAGTTATTCCAGAATTGAATGGAAAATTAACAGGAATGGCATTCCGTGTTCCTACTGCAGACGTTTCTACAGTAGATTTAACTGTAAAAGTTGCCAAAGAAACTTCTTACGAAGAAATTATGGCTGTTTTGAAAAAAGCTTCTGAAACGACAATGAAAGGTATTTTAGGATATACTGAAGATGCAGTTGTTTCTCAAGATTTTATTTCTGACAAAAGAACTTCAATCATTGATGCTACTGCAGGAATTGGTTTAAATTCAACTTTCTTCAAATTGGTATCTTGGTACGATAATGAATATGGTTATTCAAGTAAATTAATTGACCTAGCTGTACATATCTCTTCATTAAAATAAAATTTATAATTTTACAAATCCCATTAAGTGAAATTAATGGGATTTTGTTTTTTTGTTCTATTGAATGTTTCTCGCCAGAAGTGTTTAAAATTAGGGACAAAATTCATAACCAATAAACCAAATAATATGAAATGAGCATAAATTGGTTACAAGTGCCAATGAAGATATGCGAATTACATATGACCGATAAAAATATATAAATATCTACATATGAAATTAATAGTTGATAGTGGTTCTACTAAAGCAGATTGGATTGCAATAGATGATGACGGGAAAGTTATGTTTACCACACAAACGTTAGGTTTAAATCCAGAAATTCTTGATAAAGATGAAATTCTCGATCGCTTGAATGATCGATTTGATATATTACAAAATAAAAAATTGGCCACCCATTTATTTTTCTATGGTGCTGGTTGTGGAACTGATAGGATGAAAATTTTTCTTTCTCAGGTTTTTAAAGAATATTTTTCAAATGCTATTGTAGTTGTTGAAGAAGATACATATGCAGCTGTTTTTGCCACTACACCAAAAGGGGAAAAAGCAATTGTTAGTATATTAGGTACTGGTTCAAACTGCAGTTATTTTGATGGTAAGGTTTTAGAACAAAGAGTACAATCATTAGGCTATATTGTTATGGACGATTGTAGCGGAAACGTTTTTGGAAAAAGTTTAATTAGAAAATACTATTTTAATAAAATGCCAAAAGAATTGGCCGAAGTTTTTGAAAAAGAGTATGATGTGGACCCAGATTATATCAAAAGTAAATTGTATAAAGAGCCAAATCCGAACGCCTATCTTGCCACTTTTGCAAAATTTTTAATTCAGAATAAGGAACATGAATTTTGTAGAAAAATCATTTTTAAGGAAATGAAATCTTTCATTAAGAATTATATCAAGCAATTTGAAAATTGTAAAGAAGTACCTGTACATTTTGTAGGTTCGATTGCTTTTTATCTAAAAGATGAATTAGCTGAAATTTTTGAAAAATACGAATTGCAATTGGGTAATGTATTAAGAAGACCTATTGATGGATTGATAGCTTATCATATTGCAAATAAATAATTATATGGAAATAGCAATTATTGCCCATGACGGTAAAAAAGAAGATATTGTTAAATTTCTAATTAAAAACCGCGAGGTGTTGCAGCAAGAAAAAATAAAGTTCATTGCAACTGGAACAACTGGAGGAAGGGCGGAAGCTGCCGGTTTTAAAACCAGAAGAATGCTTTCTGGACCATTAGGGGGTGACGCACAAATTGCAGGAAGAGTTGCTGAAGGTAAAACACAAATGGTTTTATTCTTTAAAGACCCTCTTTCTAGTCATCCGCATGAGGCAGATGTTAATATGCTTATTCGTGTTTGTGATGTACATAATGTGCCGCTGGCAACTAATGAAGCGACAGCACAATTATTGATTAATGCTATAGCACAGCAATCATAGATATTTCTACATTTACATTTTTTGGCAAACAAGCCACTTGAACCGTTTCACGAGCTGGAGCGGTTTTTTCATTAAAATAAGATCCATAAACAGTATTAATACTTCCAAAATCATTCATATTCATAATGAAAATGGTTGTTTTTACTACGTTTTCAAAAGTCATTCCAGCTGCCTCGAGAACGGCTTTCATGTTTTCCATCACTTGCTTGGTTTCTGATTCTATATTGTCTACTACCAATTCCATTGTTGCTGGATTTAATGCAATTTGACCAGAAGTATATAACGTATTTCCTTTTAATACAGCTTGATTATAAGGTCCAATTGGTGCAGGGGCATTTTCGGTGTAAATTATTGTTTTCATAACCTATATATTTAGAGTTAATCTATTGATTGGTAAGTTTTCTTTTTTCCCATTTAATGTCACTAAGTACACCTGATTTGATGCCAATGAAAAAATTCCAGCTGGCACTATCTCCAAATGGAGTCCAGTTGAAAGCCATTCTCCAACTCATCAAATCCCTTTCAAAACGTAATTGTGTAAAGGTAACACCCTTTTGTACAAAATCATATCCTGTAGAAACTCCTGCTTTCCATTTTGGTGTTAAATCAGCATTTGCAGAAATCATAATGGAGTTTCCTGTTATTTTCTTTTCTCTGTTATTATTTCCATACGTTAAAGAATAAGCAAATGTCATATCCCATGGTAATTTTGATCTAAAGAATTCTGAAACAACATCTTCATCTTCATTGTCCCCGTCAAACTGGCTTTTTCTAATATTATTAGCATCAATATTTGATCCAAATAAATCATCTTCACGCCCTCCGTTTCTTTTACCTTGGTCGTTTTTGTCTTTTTGTTTTTTCTCTTTCGTACTTGATATTGAATAATTCATAGTCAAATTGGCACTCGTCATTCTAAAAAGACTACCTCCATTATTGATATTGTAAACATTTATTCTATTTCCGGAATTGTCAATCGCGTATGGGTCCAGAGTTGCTCCAAAATTCGCACTCAATTTATTGTCAAAAAACTGAGTTCCACCGCTTACTCTAACTGGTGCCCAGGCAAGTTCTTTGGCATCAAAGTTATAACTCGTTGAAAAATTTAAATTGTTAAGCAGCATTATTTTCTTAGGCTCAACTTTGGTACTATCCTTGTCAGCTACTTTTGCTTCGAATGTATTACTAAGGTTGAAGCCGACAAAATTAGAACTATTCATGCCAGGAACACCATACATACCTCCTTCAAATCGAGTGTAGTCTTTTTGCATCGTACCACTACCATCTGTTGCATAAGTATCATAATATTTTTCAAAACTAGGGGTGTAACTATGCGAAATCGCTGGTCGCATGACGTGTCGAATGGATTTTATTATTTTGTCATCACCAAAATTGAATGTACCGTAAATTGTAGTTCCAACACTAGTAGAAGATGAGTATGTCCTAAAAGAGTCAAATCCTTTTACATCAGTGGTAACAACGGTGCTTAATTGGTCGTCATAACGCTTGTTGATAGTATTAAAATACCAAACTTCTTCATAATTTAAAGAAGAAGAAACACTAAAATATTTCAAAATTTTGAAGTTAGTACTTACTGGAATTGTATGTTGGAATCCGAGTTCTCCATCTCGGAACATTTCCGGTTTGAAAAACAATGAATCGGTTGTTACAAAGCTATTTTTTCCGTTTAAATTGTATTGTAAGTTGATGTTTTTGAAGATTCCCTTTTTTGCTCCGTCATTTAGTGCAAACGGATAAATACGATCCAAGCTAAACTGTAACGTAGGAAGTGTCATGTTGATCACTTTTGTATTTGTATTTTGGGAATGCGTAGCTGTTAATGATATTCTGCTTTCTGGAACGGAATGAAATACAGTACTATAAGATATGGAGGAACTCAAAGTATTGTTTAATGAGGAACCAACATTGATCTGATTAATTGTTTTTTTGAAATATTCACTACTTCCTAAATTCACAGAAGCGGAAAAAGTGGAATTTGGATTGGCTTTTGAATCTTGAGAATGCGACCATTGAATATTGTAAATTTTAGT carries:
- a CDS encoding N-acetylglucosamine kinase, giving the protein MKLIVDSGSTKADWIAIDDDGKVMFTTQTLGLNPEILDKDEILDRLNDRFDILQNKKLATHLFFYGAGCGTDRMKIFLSQVFKEYFSNAIVVVEEDTYAAVFATTPKGEKAIVSILGTGSNCSYFDGKVLEQRVQSLGYIVMDDCSGNVFGKSLIRKYYFNKMPKELAEVFEKEYDVDPDYIKSKLYKEPNPNAYLATFAKFLIQNKEHEFCRKIIFKEMKSFIKNYIKQFENCKEVPVHFVGSIAFYLKDELAEIFEKYELQLGNVLRRPIDGLIAYHIANK
- the gap gene encoding type I glyceraldehyde-3-phosphate dehydrogenase — protein: MSKVKLGINGFGRIGRIVFRETFNRDNVEVVAINDLLDVDHLAYLLKYDSVHGRFNGTVEVKEGKLYVNGKNIRITAERNPADLKWNEVDVDVVAECTGIFTTIETANEHIKGGAKKVIISAPSADAPMFVMGVNHETAKASDIVVSNASCTTNCLAPLAKVIHDNFGIVEALMTTVHATTSTQMTADGPSRKDWRGGRAASINIIPSSTGAAKAVGKVIPELNGKLTGMAFRVPTADVSTVDLTVKVAKETSYEEIMAVLKKASETTMKGILGYTEDAVVSQDFISDKRTSIIDATAGIGLNSTFFKLVSWYDNEYGYSSKLIDLAVHISSLK
- a CDS encoding methylglyoxal synthase — its product is MEIAIIAHDGKKEDIVKFLIKNREVLQQEKIKFIATGTTGGRAEAAGFKTRRMLSGPLGGDAQIAGRVAEGKTQMVLFFKDPLSSHPHEADVNMLIRVCDVHNVPLATNEATAQLLINAIAQQS
- a CDS encoding putative LPS assembly protein LptD, translated to MHTNLFNIVLLSFFLSLGCSNLYSQDIKKKQTTIPSKKQEVKKPIQEDSIKNPLVESPTDTIKLDTIKVKKNFLNGKVKYKAEKYAKIEQKKKLITLYDKAELYYQDVELKSGIIVMDYEKNEVYAGRIKDSLGNYTQFPNFKQGSNVIEPDSIRFNFKTKKALIWNSRSSQGEFNVKAAITKKENDSVYFLKGARFTTSKDVDNPEYYFQTNKIKFIPGKKIVTGFTNMVIEGVPTPLFLPFAYFPLSKETSTSGIILPSYNDSNDKGFSLQNGGYYFALSDHYNLTLLGDYYTNGSYGINAQSSYANRYHYQGNVNIRFENNIISERGYPDYSKTKIYNIQWSHSQDSKANPNSTFSASVNLGSSEYFKKTINQINVGSSLNNTLSSSISYSTVFHSVPESRISLTATHSQNTNTKVINMTLPTLQFSLDRIYPFALNDGAKKGIFKNINLQYNLNGKNSFVTTDSLFFKPEMFRDGELGFQHTIPVSTNFKILKYFSVSSSLNYEEVWYFNTINKRYDDQLSTVVTTDVKGFDSFRTYSSSTSVGTTIYGTFNFGDDKIIKSIRHVMRPAISHSYTPSFEKYYDTYATDGSGTMQKDYTRFEGGMYGVPGMNSSNFVGFNLSNTFEAKVADKDSTKVEPKKIMLLNNLNFSTSYNFDAKELAWAPVRVSGGTQFFDNKLSANFGATLDPYAIDNSGNRINVYNINNGGSLFRMTSANLTMNYSISSTKEKKQKDKNDQGKRNGGREDDLFGSNIDANNIRKSQFDGDNEDEDVVSEFFRSKLPWDMTFAYSLTYGNNNREKKITGNSIMISANADLTPKWKAGVSTGYDFVQKGVTFTQLRFERDLMSWRMAFNWTPFGDSASWNFFIGIKSGVLSDIKWEKRKLTNQ
- a CDS encoding RidA family protein, with protein sequence MKTIIYTENAPAPIGPYNQAVLKGNTLYTSGQIALNPATMELVVDNIESETKQVMENMKAVLEAAGMTFENVVKTTIFIMNMNDFGSINTVYGSYFNEKTAPARETVQVACLPKNVNVEISMIAVL